In one Candidatus Polarisedimenticolaceae bacterium genomic region, the following are encoded:
- a CDS encoding FtsQ-type POTRA domain-containing protein, whose protein sequence is MIEEGRTFPEPDRRYWRRRVNRHVRKARRTRVLLRWAGILAANLAIGAILVAFGASVARHFATSTELSVKTIDVEGVLHTNADSVRAVLRPYVGRNLVELDLDEVAKAATKDPWVKEATVKRVLPGVLRVSVTERTPGALALLRGMVYVVDDGGFVMGPVGPDFPYDLPLLTGLDRFQGEALGAALARGVGLLMTLHRSRTAWARGISELDLSQPDRVAVSRVDDTAEILLDPDDVDRNLDAYLALKPMIARKVGPGGRVDLRWNRRISILPAAEPPAMESD, encoded by the coding sequence TTGATCGAAGAGGGCCGCACCTTCCCCGAGCCCGACCGCCGCTACTGGCGTCGCCGCGTCAACCGGCACGTCCGGAAGGCCCGGCGCACGCGCGTCCTCCTGCGGTGGGCCGGAATCCTCGCGGCCAACCTCGCCATCGGCGCGATCCTCGTCGCCTTCGGAGCGTCGGTGGCTCGGCACTTCGCGACCTCGACCGAGCTTTCGGTGAAGACGATCGATGTCGAGGGCGTCCTTCACACGAACGCCGATTCGGTGCGCGCCGTCCTCCGGCCGTACGTCGGCCGGAACCTCGTCGAGCTCGATCTCGACGAAGTCGCGAAGGCCGCGACGAAGGATCCTTGGGTCAAGGAGGCGACGGTGAAGCGGGTCCTGCCGGGGGTCCTGCGCGTTTCCGTCACCGAGCGCACGCCGGGCGCGCTCGCGCTCCTCCGGGGAATGGTTTACGTCGTCGACGACGGCGGGTTCGTCATGGGTCCGGTCGGCCCCGATTTCCCGTACGACTTGCCGCTCCTGACCGGGCTCGACCGCTTTCAGGGCGAGGCGCTGGGAGCTGCGCTCGCGCGCGGCGTCGGGCTCCTCATGACCCTCCACCGTTCGCGGACCGCTTGGGCGCGCGGAATCTCCGAGCTAGATCTCTCCCAGCCGGACCGCGTCGCCGTCTCGCGCGTCGACGATACCGCCGAGATCCTCCTCGATCCCGACGACGTCGATCGCAACCTCGATGCGTACCTCGCCTTGAAGCCGATGATCGCGCGGAAGGTCGGACCCGGGGGACGGGTCGATCTCCGCTGGAACCGAAGAATATCCATCCTTCCCGCCGCGGAACCTCCCGCCATGGAGAGTGATTAG